The stretch of DNA GATTCTTGACCTCTCACCGCGCCGGACCCAGGATCATCTGTCATGACGCCTGGACACGGCAGTACGGTCGACGGAGTCCTGCGGCGCAGCGCCCGCCGCACCCCGGCACGCGTCGCCGTCGAGTACGGCGAGCGCTCCTGGACGTACGCCGAACTCGACGACGCCGTCTCCCGCGCGGCGAACGTCCTGCTCGGCCAGGGCCTCGCCCCCGGCGACCGGGTCGCCTCCTACGGTCACAACTCCGACGCCTACCTGATCGGCTTCCTCGCCTGCGCCCGCGCGGGCCTGGTGCACGTGCCCGTCAACCAGAGCCTCACCGGCGACGACCTCGCGTACATCGTCGGTCAGTCCGGCAGCGCCCTGGTCCTCACGGACCCGGATCTGGCCGTTCGGCTCCCGGCCACCGCGAGGGCGTTGCCCCTGCGGGACGCCGGGGACTCGCTGCTCGCCCGGCTGCCGTCCACGCCGCCGTACGACGGCCCCGAACCGCGCTCCGAGGACCTCGTGCAGCTGCTGTACACCTCGGGCACCACCGCCCTGCCCAAGGGCGCGATGATGACCCACCGGGCACTGGTCCACGAGTACCTGAGCGCGATCACCGCCCTCGACCTCAGCGCGGGCGACCGCCCCGTCCACGCGCTGCCCCTCTACCACTCCGCGCAGATGCACGTGTTCCTGCTGCCGTACCTCGCCGTGGGCGCGACGAACATCGTCCTCGACGCGCCCGACGGCGACCGGATCCTCGACCTGGTCGAGGCCGGGCGCGCGGACAGCCTGTTCGCCCCGCCCACGGTCTGGATCGGGCTGGCCGACCGCCCCGACTTCGCCACCCGCGACCTCGGCGGACTGCGCAAGGCGTACTACGGCGCGTCGATCATGCCGGTGCCGGTCCTGGAACGCCTCCGGGAACGCCTGCCGGAACTCGCCTTCTACAACTGCTTCGGCCAGAGCGAGATCGGCCCCCTGGCCATGGTGCTCGGACCCGACGAGCACAAGGGCCGCATGGACTCCTGCGGCCGGCCGGTGCTCTTCGTGGACGCCCGCGTCGTCGACGAGGACGGCAAGGACGTCCCCGACGGCA from Streptomyces sp. 6-11-2 encodes:
- a CDS encoding acyl-CoA synthetase, coding for MTPGHGSTVDGVLRRSARRTPARVAVEYGERSWTYAELDDAVSRAANVLLGQGLAPGDRVASYGHNSDAYLIGFLACARAGLVHVPVNQSLTGDDLAYIVGQSGSALVLTDPDLAVRLPATARALPLRDAGDSLLARLPSTPPYDGPEPRSEDLVQLLYTSGTTALPKGAMMTHRALVHEYLSAITALDLSAGDRPVHALPLYHSAQMHVFLLPYLAVGATNIVLDAPDGDRILDLVEAGRADSLFAPPTVWIGLADRPDFATRDLGGLRKAYYGASIMPVPVLERLRERLPELAFYNCFGQSEIGPLAMVLGPDEHKGRMDSCGRPVLFVDARVVDEDGKDVPDGTPGEIVYRSPQLCQGYWDRPEETAEAFREGWFRSGDLAVRDPHGYHTVVDRVKDVINSGGVLVASRQVEDVLYAHPQVAEAAVIGLPDERWIEAVTAFVVPRGEVTEAELIAHAREKLASFKTPKKVIFVDELPRNASGKILKRELRDRFGAR